One segment of Streptomyces sp. NA02950 DNA contains the following:
- a CDS encoding DegT/DnrJ/EryC1/StrS aminotransferase family protein codes for MATLAIAGGVPLIEPHRHRPWPDITDEDRRAVDRVLRRGITAGPHAPELKALEEEYAAYVGVRHCVATNAGTSSLHAALAAVGVRPGGQVIVPAYTFVASALAAVHQGAEVVFCDVDRRSFNLDPTRLEALITDRTQAVMAVHIHGEPADLDPILAIARRHGVPVVEDNSQAHGIRYKGRVTGSFGQASGASINQSKNLSGGEGGLFTTDREDHARTARRMVLYGEDVTADAARPYWSHGVGWNYRGQEMVCALARSQLRRLEEYNARAQANAERLTAGLAGLKGLQPPRHSPNGGCSYWKYALRVCPEELGFDGDPRDLRDRVLYALRGEGVEAGIWQPQPVPAQPVFRRAIQVWHPRTDAVPLRPWDRSEYPVASELCDVTLSLGTVRHPLYVQDAELMDGYISAVDKVMANLDTVLTASAEYSPRPTDTPC; via the coding sequence ATGGCCACCCTCGCCATCGCGGGCGGTGTCCCGCTCATCGAACCGCACCGGCACCGCCCCTGGCCCGACATCACCGACGAGGACCGCCGCGCGGTGGACCGGGTGCTCCGGCGCGGTATCACCGCGGGGCCGCACGCACCGGAGCTGAAGGCGCTGGAGGAGGAGTACGCCGCATACGTGGGCGTCCGCCACTGCGTGGCCACCAACGCGGGCACCTCCTCGCTGCACGCCGCCCTGGCCGCGGTCGGCGTCCGGCCCGGCGGCCAGGTCATCGTGCCCGCCTACACCTTCGTGGCCTCCGCGCTGGCCGCCGTCCACCAGGGCGCCGAGGTGGTCTTCTGCGATGTCGACCGCCGCTCCTTCAACCTCGATCCCACCCGGCTGGAAGCGCTGATCACCGACCGCACCCAGGCCGTCATGGCCGTGCACATCCACGGTGAACCCGCCGACCTCGACCCCATCCTCGCCATCGCCCGGCGGCACGGTGTCCCGGTGGTGGAGGACAACTCCCAGGCCCATGGCATCCGTTACAAGGGCCGGGTCACCGGCTCCTTCGGCCAGGCGTCCGGCGCCAGCATCAACCAGTCCAAGAACCTCTCCGGCGGCGAGGGCGGCCTGTTCACCACCGACCGCGAGGACCACGCCCGCACCGCCCGGCGGATGGTGCTCTACGGCGAGGACGTAACTGCGGACGCGGCCCGCCCGTACTGGTCGCACGGCGTGGGCTGGAACTACCGCGGCCAGGAGATGGTGTGCGCCCTCGCCCGCAGCCAGCTGCGCCGCCTGGAGGAGTACAACGCGCGCGCCCAGGCCAACGCCGAACGGCTCACCGCGGGGCTCGCCGGACTCAAGGGTCTCCAGCCGCCCCGGCACAGTCCCAACGGCGGCTGCTCGTACTGGAAATACGCGCTCCGGGTGTGCCCGGAGGAGCTCGGCTTCGACGGCGACCCCCGCGATCTGCGCGACCGCGTGCTGTACGCGCTGCGCGGCGAAGGCGTCGAGGCCGGCATCTGGCAGCCGCAGCCGGTCCCCGCGCAACCGGTGTTCCGCCGCGCCATCCAGGTGTGGCACCCCCGCACCGACGCGGTCCCGCTGCGCCCCTGGGACCGGTCGGAGTACCCGGTGGCGTCCGAGCTGTGCGATGTCACCCTGAGCCTGGGAACGGTGCGGCACCCGCTCTACGTCCAGGACGCGGAGCTGATGGACGGCTACATCAGCGCCGTGGACAAGGTGATGGCGAACCTGGACACGGTGCTGACGGCATCCGCCGAGTACTCCCCGCGCCCGACCGACACCCCCTGCTGA
- a CDS encoding TylF/MycF/NovP-related O-methyltransferase produces MNVTETIEFLRSNALTFSARPGKLEVVHTMASRVEAAGVPGIFLEAGVAMGGSAIVIARTKARDRPLRLYDVFAMMPPPGDRDDEKSHADHTALLEGVVGREADRIYLEHSGDLLAFTRENMRRVGIDPDEAGIGFVKGLYEDTLRVDEPVAFAHIDCDWYDSVRLCVERIADRISPGGIVLFDDYVVYDGCRRAVHEWLGRDDRFRVIHADRTLAVQRTAG; encoded by the coding sequence GTGAACGTCACGGAAACCATCGAGTTCCTGCGCAGCAACGCACTCACCTTCTCCGCCCGCCCCGGGAAGCTGGAGGTGGTGCACACCATGGCCAGCCGGGTGGAGGCCGCCGGGGTCCCGGGCATCTTCCTGGAGGCCGGGGTGGCCATGGGCGGATCGGCGATCGTGATCGCCCGGACCAAGGCGCGGGACCGGCCGCTGCGGCTCTACGACGTGTTCGCCATGATGCCCCCGCCGGGCGACCGGGACGACGAGAAGTCGCACGCGGACCACACGGCGCTGCTGGAGGGGGTGGTCGGGCGCGAGGCGGACCGGATCTACCTCGAGCACAGCGGCGATCTGCTGGCGTTCACCCGGGAGAACATGCGCCGGGTGGGCATCGACCCCGACGAGGCGGGCATCGGCTTCGTCAAGGGTCTGTACGAGGACACCCTGAGGGTCGACGAGCCGGTGGCCTTCGCCCACATCGACTGCGACTGGTACGACTCGGTGCGGCTGTGCGTCGAGCGGATCGCGGACCGGATCAGCCCCGGCGGCATCGTGCTCTTCGACGACTACGTGGTCTACGACGGCTGCCGCCGGGCGGTGCACGAATGGCTCGGCCGGGACGACCGGTTCCGGGTCATCCACGCCGACCGGACACTGGCCGTCCAGCGGACAGCCGGATGA
- a CDS encoding GNAT family N-acetyltransferase, with product MAGPDGEAVLGAPAFLTDSDSHPGYDPARFLVMDDIPEEDVAAEPGGAAALARLRGRLRTLESRPSVVSGSPGRMGGVSYAGTLSPRERADALGLATDALERQAEAASAELVCWVYFIEDADATVDTVLRERGYTRVSVGADCHLPITWDSFDGYLRGFSAKRRWSIQREVRGFAEAGVTVERHGAEALGPELAGLELQWRRKYGRKADLEATVADYRELREHVGDAMTVFVARRQGRALGFVTFIEDGPVWWARFPGFDYSAGSDIYLYFNLLFYHPIQVAISEGISSISYSMGSYETKCSRGCAPRHLLAYVRTAGDAGLAADLEVADRIQHRRFDRIARAHTHRGRG from the coding sequence GTGGCGGGACCGGATGGTGAAGCGGTTCTGGGGGCGCCCGCCTTTCTCACCGACAGCGACTCCCATCCGGGTTATGACCCGGCGCGCTTTCTGGTCATGGACGACATCCCGGAGGAGGACGTCGCGGCCGAGCCCGGCGGCGCGGCGGCGCTGGCACGGCTGCGCGGACGGCTCAGGACTCTGGAGTCCCGCCCTTCCGTGGTGAGCGGCTCACCGGGGCGGATGGGGGGCGTCAGTTACGCCGGGACGCTGTCCCCACGGGAGCGCGCGGACGCCCTCGGCCTCGCCACGGACGCGTTGGAGCGGCAGGCCGAAGCCGCTTCGGCGGAGTTGGTCTGCTGGGTCTACTTCATCGAGGACGCCGACGCCACCGTGGACACCGTGCTGCGGGAGCGGGGGTACACCCGGGTGTCGGTGGGGGCGGACTGCCACCTTCCGATCACCTGGGACAGCTTCGACGGATATCTGCGCGGCTTCAGCGCAAAGCGCCGGTGGTCGATCCAGCGGGAGGTGCGGGGGTTCGCCGAAGCGGGGGTGACCGTCGAGCGGCACGGCGCCGAGGCGCTCGGCCCGGAATTGGCGGGCCTGGAGCTCCAATGGCGCCGGAAATACGGCAGAAAGGCCGATCTGGAGGCCACCGTCGCCGATTACCGGGAACTGCGTGAACATGTCGGTGACGCGATGACGGTCTTCGTCGCCCGGCGACAGGGACGCGCACTGGGGTTCGTGACCTTCATCGAGGACGGACCGGTATGGTGGGCCCGGTTCCCCGGATTCGACTATTCCGCGGGATCGGACATCTATCTCTATTTCAACCTCCTCTTTTACCATCCGATCCAGGTGGCCATCAGCGAGGGGATTTCCTCGATCTCGTACTCGATGGGCTCCTACGAGACAAAATGCAGCCGGGGGTGTGCACCCCGGCACCTTCTGGCCTATGTGCGCACCGCCGGCGACGCGGGGCTGGCCGCCGATCTGGAGGTGGCCGACCGGATACAGCACCGGCGGTTCGACCGGATCGCGCGGGCCCACACCCACCGCGGCCGGGGGTGA
- a CDS encoding MEDS domain-containing protein, translating into MAQHTAAAGQETAVSWDGIPVAPGDHLCALYRGPTERDELVRPFLADGLRAGHICLLLAAPDDATSFRETLAAHETPSGDGPSGRLQIKVPQDGYLEDGAFDGDRMLRRMADWSAEMFHGHDGDMARLTADMSWAGPLLRPAFIRGLIRYEMRVAPWLGSYPQVGVCMYDLEVFGGDLIVPLVKAHAKIWVGGRLVENPYHLVG; encoded by the coding sequence ATGGCTCAGCACACAGCGGCAGCCGGCCAGGAGACCGCGGTCTCCTGGGACGGGATACCCGTGGCTCCGGGCGACCATCTGTGCGCGCTCTACCGGGGGCCCACCGAACGGGACGAGCTGGTCCGCCCGTTCCTCGCCGACGGATTGCGGGCCGGGCACATCTGTCTGCTGCTGGCCGCGCCGGACGACGCCACCTCGTTCCGCGAGACGCTGGCCGCACACGAGACGCCCTCCGGCGACGGTCCGTCCGGCCGCCTCCAGATCAAGGTGCCGCAGGACGGCTATCTGGAGGACGGGGCCTTCGACGGCGACCGGATGCTGCGCCGGATGGCCGACTGGTCGGCGGAGATGTTCCACGGCCACGACGGCGATATGGCCCGGCTGACCGCCGATATGAGCTGGGCCGGACCACTGCTCCGGCCCGCCTTCATCCGCGGACTGATCCGGTACGAGATGCGGGTGGCGCCCTGGCTGGGGTCGTATCCCCAGGTGGGCGTCTGCATGTACGACCTGGAGGTGTTCGGCGGCGACCTGATCGTCCCGCTGGTCAAGGCCCACGCGAAGATCTGGGTCGGCGGCAGGCTGGTGGAGAACCCCTACCACCTCGTCGGCTGA
- a CDS encoding CdaR family transcriptional regulator has translation MTATPGEGAPSRPDTWGREHVANLYSLSVLSMIMNAREDEADILRLAMTSVGALGPCRAEAGVAVLGEAPLYPSADGDRSADGAADGVDGLADQLHRLRGQDGPVRVPGREWGWAVALHHTRDGAGGYLVVSAPAPPADGDVFLIRVLAQQTAAALAIATARRLDRDHARELRQLNEDRAAVNTRLATAVSTLEHQRSVHEVLAETAAAGGGVAGIATAVHRLTGRPVAVEDRFGNLRAWAGPGRPTRYPKPDATRHEELLQEAARRAHPVRAGRRLVAAVTHRGEVLGAMALIDPDVSAGDEDVFVLDHACAVLAVELAHVRSLAEVELRLRRELVDDLITGTDDESAYARAAAVGHDLRGAHHLAVAQWADRAADDAFLQAVGRAAAGLRGRSLLARRPGMAVLVCQGPPRGDALYQAVVRELGSPNGAIGVSARCDTPGGIPRAYREALRALEVRRRSRVPHGTTTFDDLGLYRLLGPGSDHREIQRFVRVWLGPLLDYDAAHHTDLTQTLSQYFECGGNYDATAAALGIHRSTLRYRLRRIRDVSGSDLANVDSRLNLHVATRVWKVLDGAS, from the coding sequence ATGACCGCCACGCCGGGCGAGGGCGCTCCTTCCCGCCCGGACACCTGGGGCCGGGAGCACGTGGCCAATCTGTACAGCCTGTCCGTGCTCTCGATGATCATGAATGCGCGGGAGGACGAGGCGGACATCCTGCGGCTGGCGATGACCTCCGTGGGAGCACTCGGCCCCTGCCGGGCCGAGGCGGGTGTCGCCGTCCTCGGTGAGGCTCCCCTGTATCCGTCCGCCGACGGCGACCGGTCCGCCGATGGCGCCGCGGACGGTGTGGACGGACTCGCCGATCAGCTGCACCGGCTGCGCGGCCAGGACGGGCCGGTCCGGGTGCCGGGCCGGGAGTGGGGCTGGGCGGTCGCCCTGCACCACACCCGGGACGGCGCCGGCGGCTATCTGGTGGTGAGCGCCCCCGCGCCCCCGGCCGACGGCGATGTCTTCCTGATCCGTGTCCTGGCGCAGCAGACCGCGGCGGCGCTGGCGATCGCCACCGCACGGCGGCTGGACCGCGATCATGCCCGGGAACTGCGGCAGCTGAACGAGGACCGGGCGGCTGTGAACACCCGGCTGGCCACCGCCGTCTCCACCCTGGAGCATCAGCGCAGCGTCCATGAGGTGCTCGCCGAGACCGCGGCCGCCGGTGGCGGGGTGGCGGGCATCGCCACCGCCGTGCACCGCCTCACCGGCCGCCCCGTCGCCGTCGAGGACCGTTTCGGCAACCTCCGGGCCTGGGCCGGACCCGGCCGCCCCACGCGCTATCCGAAACCCGACGCGACCCGGCACGAGGAGCTTCTCCAGGAGGCGGCCCGCCGGGCGCATCCGGTCCGGGCGGGCAGGCGGCTGGTCGCCGCGGTTACCCACCGCGGTGAGGTGCTCGGCGCCATGGCCCTGATCGACCCGGACGTAAGCGCCGGTGACGAGGACGTCTTCGTCCTCGACCACGCGTGCGCCGTACTCGCCGTGGAGCTGGCCCATGTGCGCAGCCTCGCCGAGGTCGAGCTGCGGCTGCGCCGAGAGCTGGTGGACGACCTGATCACCGGTACCGACGACGAGAGCGCCTACGCCCGGGCCGCCGCGGTCGGCCACGATCTGCGCGGTGCGCACCACCTCGCCGTGGCGCAGTGGGCGGACCGGGCGGCCGACGACGCGTTCCTCCAGGCGGTCGGCCGGGCGGCCGCGGGGTTGCGGGGCCGGTCGCTGCTGGCGAGACGGCCGGGCATGGCCGTGCTGGTGTGCCAGGGGCCACCGCGGGGGGACGCGCTGTACCAGGCGGTCGTCCGCGAACTGGGCTCCCCCAACGGCGCGATCGGTGTCAGCGCCCGCTGTGACACCCCGGGCGGGATACCGCGCGCGTACCGGGAGGCTCTGCGCGCCCTGGAGGTGCGCCGGCGGTCCCGCGTCCCCCACGGCACCACCACCTTCGACGACCTGGGTCTGTACCGGCTGCTCGGTCCGGGCAGCGACCACCGGGAGATCCAGCGGTTCGTCCGGGTGTGGCTGGGCCCCCTGCTGGACTACGACGCGGCGCACCACACGGATCTGACACAGACCCTCTCCCAGTACTTCGAGTGCGGCGGCAACTACGACGCCACGGCCGCCGCCCTCGGGATCCACCGCAGCACCCTGCGCTACCGGCTGCGGCGCATCCGCGACGTCAGCGGCAGCGATCTCGCGAACGTCGACAGCCGACTGAACCTGCACGTCGCCACCCGGGTGTGGAAGGTCCTGGACGGAGCGTCCTGA
- the dnaK gene encoding molecular chaperone DnaK: MAKAVGIDLGTTNSVIAAWEGGEASVVPNSEGSRTTPSVVAFTDSGERLVGQLARRQAILNPKGTIYSAKRFIGRMYDEIPDEARAVAYDVVEGEGGVARFEVGDKLYAPEEISALVLRKLADDAGKQLGERVTEAVITVPAYFNDAQRTATKDAGRIAGLEVLRIINEPTAAALAYGMDKKQHETVLVFDLGGGTFDVSILDVGDGVVEVRSTAGDSHLGGDDFDRRLVDHLADSFQQDNGIDLRQDPQALQRLFEAAEKAKTELSTVTQAQVGLPFITADAAGPKHLTQSVMRSTFEQLTADLVERCLGPVEQAMADAKVGGNDIDEVILVGGSTRMPAVQALVRRLTGGKEPNMSVNPDEVVALGAAIQAGVLKGEVKDVLLLDVTPLSLGVETRGGVMTKIIDRNTTIPVRRTETFSTADDNQPAVDVVVLQGERERAADNRVLGRFQLTDIRPAPRGEPQIEVTFDIDANGILNVTARDRDTGKEQSIRITESSNLDRTEVERMVTEAERNRGADQALREAVDIRNELDAVAYQVEKRLTELGAAAPSHEKARAEMLVSDARQAVKDEAGADRTRPLISELQQIHAGLTAHGAAGAEGGPAGGAGPAGAPGTGPGAAGGGGDDVIDAEFDKD; this comes from the coding sequence ATGGCCAAGGCAGTCGGAATCGACCTGGGCACCACCAACTCGGTGATCGCTGCGTGGGAGGGCGGCGAGGCCTCGGTCGTACCCAACTCCGAAGGCAGTCGCACCACCCCCTCCGTCGTGGCGTTCACCGACAGCGGCGAGCGCCTGGTGGGCCAGCTGGCGCGGCGCCAGGCGATCCTGAACCCCAAGGGCACCATCTACTCGGCCAAGAGGTTCATCGGCCGGATGTACGACGAGATCCCTGACGAGGCCAGGGCGGTCGCCTATGACGTCGTCGAGGGCGAGGGGGGTGTGGCGCGCTTCGAGGTCGGCGACAAGCTGTACGCACCGGAGGAGATCAGCGCCCTGGTGCTGCGCAAACTGGCCGACGACGCGGGGAAGCAACTGGGGGAGCGGGTGACCGAGGCGGTCATCACCGTGCCCGCCTACTTCAACGACGCACAGCGCACCGCCACCAAGGACGCGGGCCGGATCGCCGGTCTCGAGGTGCTGCGGATCATCAACGAGCCGACCGCGGCCGCCCTCGCCTACGGCATGGACAAGAAGCAACACGAGACGGTGCTCGTCTTCGACCTCGGCGGCGGCACCTTCGACGTGTCCATCCTCGACGTCGGGGACGGAGTGGTGGAGGTGCGCTCGACCGCGGGTGACAGCCACCTGGGCGGCGACGACTTCGACCGCCGTCTGGTGGACCACCTCGCCGACTCCTTCCAGCAGGACAACGGCATCGACCTGCGGCAGGACCCGCAGGCGCTCCAGCGGCTCTTCGAGGCCGCCGAGAAGGCCAAGACCGAGCTGAGCACGGTCACCCAGGCCCAGGTCGGCCTGCCGTTCATCACCGCCGACGCCGCGGGCCCGAAACACCTGACCCAGTCGGTGATGCGGTCCACCTTCGAGCAGCTCACCGCCGATCTGGTGGAGCGCTGCCTCGGCCCGGTCGAGCAGGCCATGGCCGACGCCAAGGTGGGCGGGAACGACATCGACGAGGTGATCCTGGTCGGCGGCTCCACCCGGATGCCCGCCGTGCAGGCCCTGGTCCGCCGGCTCACCGGTGGCAAGGAGCCCAATATGAGCGTCAACCCCGACGAGGTGGTGGCGCTGGGCGCCGCGATCCAGGCCGGGGTGCTCAAAGGCGAGGTCAAGGACGTCCTGCTGCTGGACGTCACCCCGCTGTCGCTGGGTGTGGAGACCCGCGGCGGTGTGATGACGAAGATCATCGACCGGAACACCACCATCCCGGTGCGCCGCACGGAGACCTTCTCCACCGCCGACGACAACCAGCCCGCCGTCGACGTCGTGGTCCTCCAGGGCGAGCGCGAGCGCGCCGCCGACAACCGGGTGCTCGGCCGCTTCCAGCTGACCGACATCCGCCCGGCGCCGCGCGGCGAACCGCAGATCGAGGTCACCTTCGACATCGACGCCAACGGCATCCTCAATGTCACCGCACGGGACCGGGACACCGGCAAGGAGCAGTCCATCCGGATCACCGAGAGCTCCAACCTCGACCGCACCGAGGTGGAGCGCATGGTCACCGAGGCCGAGCGCAACCGGGGCGCGGACCAGGCGCTGCGCGAGGCCGTGGACATCCGCAACGAGCTGGACGCCGTCGCCTACCAGGTCGAGAAGCGGCTGACCGAGCTGGGCGCGGCGGCGCCCTCCCACGAGAAGGCGCGCGCCGAGATGCTGGTGTCCGACGCCCGCCAGGCCGTCAAGGACGAGGCGGGCGCCGACCGGACCCGGCCGCTGATCTCCGAGCTCCAGCAGATCCACGCCGGGCTCACCGCCCATGGCGCGGCGGGCGCGGAAGGCGGTCCCGCGGGCGGCGCCGGCCCCGCCGGGGCACCGGGCACCGGGCCGGGCGCGGCCGGTGGGGGCGGCGACGACGTCATCGACGCCGAGTTCGACAAGGACTGA
- a CDS encoding nucleotide exchange factor GrpE: protein MSTRSQQPDPVPEGAVPDPEQELPAAEGRERAEPPPEPGPDAATGPDTHEQDTTARALAELEDRWRRALADLDNLRKRHARELERERAAERARTATTLLPVIDNLELALAHAEAAPGAIVEGVKAVRDQAVDAFARLGYERHSETGVPFDPARHEVVSVVEDPEAEPGTVVQVLRPGYGDADRQLRPVAVVVAKRE, encoded by the coding sequence ATGTCCACCCGCTCACAGCAGCCGGATCCGGTGCCCGAGGGCGCCGTGCCGGACCCCGAGCAGGAGCTGCCCGCCGCCGAGGGCCGGGAGCGGGCGGAGCCGCCGCCGGAGCCCGGCCCGGACGCGGCCACCGGCCCGGACACGCACGAGCAGGACACCACCGCACGGGCCCTGGCCGAACTGGAGGACCGCTGGCGGCGCGCCCTGGCCGACCTGGACAACCTCCGCAAGCGCCACGCCCGCGAGCTGGAGCGGGAGCGGGCCGCCGAGCGCGCCCGTACGGCCACGACCCTGCTGCCCGTCATCGACAACCTCGAACTCGCCCTGGCCCATGCCGAGGCCGCCCCCGGTGCGATCGTCGAAGGCGTCAAGGCCGTGCGGGACCAGGCCGTGGACGCCTTCGCCCGCCTCGGCTACGAACGCCACTCCGAGACCGGGGTGCCGTTCGACCCGGCCCGGCACGAGGTGGTCAGCGTGGTGGAGGACCCCGAGGCCGAACCGGGAACGGTGGTCCAGGTCCTCCGCCCCGGCTACGGGGACGCGGACCGCCAGCTCCGGCCGGTCGCCGTCGTCGTGGCCAAACGGGAGTGA
- a CDS encoding DnaJ C-terminal domain-containing protein, producing MARDFYDVLGVSRGAGADEIQQAYRNLARKHHPDVNRDPRAEERFKELNEAYSVLSDPGTRARYDRFGEDFRRIPEDWEERVGAAAGGGGGGFRGWTASGDGGHRVRVVRGFGDDQGGAGVGFEDLFGSFFGAGGGGGVRVDVPGADQEAELPLTVEQAYRGGRRGVTLAGAEGQRTYDVDVPPGVTDGQRVRLAGQGGRGSGDAPAGDLYLRVRIQPHQRFRLDGRNIHVQLPVTPWEAALGATVPVPTPGGTAKVTVPAGSSSGRRLRLRGEGMPNPRGTGGDLYAEISVKVPPRLDDRERELFEKLAAASSFDPRRAS from the coding sequence ATGGCACGGGACTTCTACGACGTACTCGGTGTCTCGCGGGGCGCGGGCGCCGACGAGATCCAGCAGGCGTACCGCAACCTGGCCCGCAAGCACCATCCGGACGTCAACAGGGACCCGCGGGCAGAGGAGCGGTTCAAGGAGCTCAACGAGGCGTACAGCGTGCTCTCCGACCCCGGGACCCGTGCCCGCTACGACCGGTTCGGCGAGGACTTCCGCAGGATCCCCGAGGACTGGGAGGAGCGGGTCGGCGCCGCCGCCGGAGGGGGCGGCGGTGGCTTCCGCGGCTGGACCGCCTCGGGCGACGGCGGCCACCGGGTCCGGGTGGTCCGCGGCTTCGGTGACGACCAAGGGGGAGCGGGCGTCGGCTTCGAGGACCTCTTCGGATCGTTCTTCGGCGCCGGTGGCGGTGGCGGCGTACGCGTGGACGTCCCCGGGGCCGACCAGGAGGCCGAACTGCCGCTCACCGTGGAGCAGGCCTACCGCGGCGGGCGGCGCGGTGTCACCCTCGCCGGAGCCGAGGGACAGCGCACCTACGACGTCGACGTCCCGCCCGGGGTCACCGACGGGCAGCGCGTCCGGCTGGCCGGACAGGGCGGCCGGGGCAGCGGTGACGCCCCCGCGGGCGATCTGTATCTGCGGGTACGGATCCAGCCGCATCAGCGGTTCCGCCTGGACGGCCGGAACATCCACGTCCAGCTTCCGGTCACGCCCTGGGAGGCCGCCCTGGGCGCGACCGTCCCCGTGCCCACCCCCGGCGGCACCGCCAAGGTCACCGTCCCGGCCGGATCCTCCAGCGGGCGGCGGCTGCGGCTGCGCGGCGAGGGCATGCCCAACCCCCGCGGGACGGGCGGTGATCTCTACGCCGAGATCAGCGTCAAGGTGCCGCCCCGCCTCGACGACCGCGAGCGCGAGCTGTTCGAGAAGCTCGCCGCCGCCTCCTCGTTCGACCCCAGGAGGGCGTCATGA
- a CDS encoding chaperone modulator CbpM: MSTHATGPEAAAPATPPVATARFALVPARRLSLETVARRSGLHPDLVRRFVALGLVGAERDAGGRLVFAPTAPATLARVQRLRTGLCLNYASIGLVLDLLDRIDRLEAALRRGGTRSDQPPWT, from the coding sequence ATGAGCACCCATGCCACCGGGCCGGAGGCCGCCGCACCGGCCACCCCGCCCGTCGCCACCGCCCGCTTCGCCCTGGTGCCCGCCCGCAGGCTCTCGCTGGAGACCGTGGCGCGCCGGTCCGGACTCCACCCCGATCTGGTGCGGCGTTTCGTCGCCCTGGGCCTCGTCGGCGCCGAACGCGACGCCGGGGGGCGGCTGGTGTTCGCCCCCACCGCTCCGGCGACACTCGCCCGCGTCCAGCGGCTGCGCACCGGACTGTGCCTGAACTACGCATCCATCGGTCTGGTGCTCGATCTGCTCGACCGCATCGACCGGCTCGAGGCAGCCCTGCGCCGCGGCGGCACGAGGAGTGATCAACCACCATGGACATGA